Within the Sulfurospirillum barnesii SES-3 genome, the region GATTTGGTTAGAGCAGGCGATGTTATTGCTAAAACAGGGGTTTCAGGGCTTGCTTTAGGAGATCATTTACATTTTGGAATGTATGTTCAAGGAATTGATGTAAGGCCTGAAGAGTGGATGGATGAGGTGTGGCTTAAAGAGAGTATTTTTAGTATTATTGATGCTGCAAAGAAGATGATTGACAGATGAAAGTAGCACAAAAAAATGTACGTGTCTTTCACATTGAAATTGATGATGAAGCAATTTTTTTAGACTATTTTAGAAAAAATAGTCTTCTTTTAAAGGAATTCCTTTTGCTTGTTGAAGGCAAAATAACAAAAAATATTGCTTTTGTCTTAGATCAAAGTGGTGTGTGTTATAAAGAGATTAATCATTGTCATATTCGTTTGGGTGGGATTAAAAAAGAGACCCCTCTTTTAGAAGAGCCCTATTGTGAAGAATCTCCGTCTAAAGAGAAGTTTGTTGAAACAAAAACAGTTGAAAAACTAAGGCTTTTTGATCGGCCCATTCGTTCGGGTGAGGAAATTATTGAAACTTTACCTATGGTTATTTTTGGTAGGGTTAATAGTGGTGCAAAAGTTTTTTGCGAAGAGAGTGTGAGTATTTATGGTATTATAGACGGATTAGTCCAGTGTGATGGTGAATATATTGTCCTAAATGGCATTAGTCCTAGAGGGCATTTAATTTTTAATGGCGAAATTATCGATAGAGACGTCTTAAAACCAAACGTACTTCAAAAAATCGTAATGCGCGATCATGTAATTGAAATAAAGGAAATTGTGTGAAACAGACCACATTAGCCAAAGCAGTCAGTGGTATTGGGATAGGATTGCATAAGGGAGAGCCGATTAAAATACGCCTTGAACCCCTAGAAGCAAACAGTGGCATTGTTTTTTATCGAAGTGATGTCGGCTTGTCGGTTCAAGCATTACCGCAAAATGTTGTCAATACACAAATGGCAACGGTGATTGGAAATGCTAGCCATTATATCTCTACTATTGAACACTTACTCTCTGCGGTATATGCCTATGGAATTGATAATATACGTATTGTTGTAGATGGTGCGGAAGTTCCTGTTATGGATGGCAGTAGTGCAAGTTTTTGTATGATGCTTGATGAAGCTGGAATTCGAAAATTAGAGGCAACAAAACGATTGTTAGTCATTAAAAAAGAGATAGAAGTGAGTGAGGGTACAAAATTTGTGCGGGTTTCACCCAGTAGTAAACCGACCTATAATTTTATGATTGATTTTAACCATCCTTCTATTGGAAAGCAAGAATACAGTTTTGAGTTTAGTAAACGTAATTTTATTGAAGAGATAGCAAAAGCCCGTACATTTGGTTTTTTAAAAGATGTACAAATGCTGCGTTCTCGTGGCTTAGCCCTTGGTGGTTCTTTGGATAATGCTGTTGTGATGGATGAGACAAAGATTTTAAATCCTGAGGGTTTACGATTTAGTAACGAATTTGTTAGGCATAAAATTTTGGATGCAATTGGGGATCTCTCCTTGCTCGGAGCTCCTTTTTTAGGTGATTATACATCACATGCGGGAAGTCACAATCTAAATCATGAGCTTACAAAAGCGATTTTAAGAGATCCAAGCAATTATGAAATTAAAACCTTGAGTGCGGAAAAAGCAGTTGAGTTTGAAAGGGTTTACGCATAAAAACGGCTGTTGATATTGTTGTTATTACACTTACCTCGCCTTTACATGTAGGCATTTATGAAAATAATCAACGGATTAAAACATTTCAAACGACAGAGCAAACCAGTGAGGCTTTGCCCTTGCTTTTTAGGGATATACTCAAAGAGTATCAACCTGCTAGGCTCTTTTTTGCCAGAGGGCCAGGAAGTTTTATGGCCATTAAAATCACCTATATTTTTTTAAAAACTTTAAGTTTGACATTACAGATTCCTCTCTTAGCCTGTGATGGTTTTCTTTTCAATGAAGGGAATCCAATACGAGCAATGCGTAATCTTTATTTTGTTAAAAAAGAGGGTGTTATTAGTACAGAGCGTTTTGCTCATGAATATGCTCAAAACTTTTCATTACCAGAGGTATTAGAAGAATCTTATTTTAATCATGATAATGAACCACTTTATATGTTACCAGCAGTTTAGGAGTCGTGTTTGAAAATAAAAATACCAGCGACCAGTGCAAATTTAGGACCAGGTTTTGATTGTTTAGGTCTAGCCATTGCACTTTACAATGAAGTTTCTATTAAGCCTTCTACTTACCAAAGCATTTCGGTAAAAGGAGAAGGTGAAGAGAATGTTAAACTGAAAAAAAATAATATTTTTGTCTCCATTTTTTATGATGTCTATCAGGAACTCGTAGGGAAGAAAGATTTGTTCCGTTTTGAGTTTCACAATAAGATTCCTTTTTCAAGAGGAATGGGAAGCAGTTCCGCAGTTATTGTAGGAGCCATTGCGAGTGCATATGAAATGGCAGGAGTTAAGGCAAGTAGAGAAATTATTTTGAATAAAGCCCTTATTTACGAAACACATCCTGATAATATTGCACCTGCTGTTTATGGAGGGTTTACAAGCTCTATTGTTGAACATGGAAAAGTGAAAACATTAAAAAAAGAGCTAGGTACTTCATTAAAAGTTGTTATGGTGATCCCCGATCGTCCTATGTCAACAGCACACTCAAGAACACTTTTGCCAAAGTCGTATATGATGAAAAATGTGGTGTACAACCTCTCTCGCGCTTCTTTACTCAGCGCAGCGTTTTTTAGTGAAAATTGGGAGTATTTAAGAGCTGCTTCAAAAGATTGTATGCACGAGCATCGTCGGATGAAACAGATGAGAGAGTTGTTTGACGTGCGTGAAATAGCTTTAAAACATGGGGCTTTAATGAGTACGCTTTCAGGGAGTGGCTCTTCTTTTTTTAATTTAGTAAAAGCAGAAGAAGCACAAAAAGTTAAGGAAGCTCTTCAAAAGAGCTTTGAAATGTTTAGGGTTGAAATCTTCGAGTTAGATAATGATGGATTTCAAATTGTAAAAAGCTGAAAAACAGCTAAATTTTGATATAATCAGGCGCAAAAATGAGTCAACCAATACGAATGTGCATTATTTGTAGACAAAGAGCTTTACAAGAAAGTTTACAACGATTGCAAATCATCAACGGCGAACTCGTACCTTTTTCTAAATCAGGAAGAAGCTTTTATATCTGCAAGGCATGTATGACAAACAATGAAAAGAAAGTTGTGAAGATACTCAACAATAAATGCAAAACAAATCACAAAGCAATGATGGATTTTGGTAAAACTTTTAAGGAGACAGCTACGAATGGATAAGGTTCGCATAACCGAAATAGCAAAAGAACTAGGCATGAAAAGTAAAGATATTATTGAAAAGGCAATAGATATGGGGCTTGATGTCAAAGCACCTTCCAGTTCTATCAATACAGAAGATGCTGAAAAATTAATGAACTATGTTTTAACAGGTGAGAGCCCAAATACCCCCAAGCCTATATCTCCACTTAAGAGTGTTGAAGTTAAAAAAGCAGAGGTTGTAGAAAAACCATCCATTGTTGAAGAACCAAAGGTTGAAAAAATAACACCTACTAAGACAAAGACGCTGAAAGAAAAAGAATCTGAGGTACTCAATACTGAGCCTTTATCTTTATCAGTCGAACAAAAAGATGATGAAATGTTGCAAGGTGATGCAGAAGAGATCAGCGAAGATAAGAATGATCCTACCAATGTACGAAAACGTAGAGGTTTGGTTATTGTTAAAAAGAAAAGACCAGAAAAAGAAGAACAACTGATTGAAGAGAAAAAAGAGACGCATCTGTCCTACGGTTCTCAAGAACAAGAGAAGTCTCGTAGTTTTGACTCTATTTTCTCTACTCCATCAAACAGTGATTTACAAAAAAAGAAGAAAAAAGTTAAAAAATTACCTGCTGAGAAAAAGACCAACGCAGAGAAACTAGATATTGCTTTAAATATTGAAATGACCAATACACATATTGATTCAGATGAAGAAGATATGATTGTTTTGCCTGATTTAAATGAGGGACTTAAGGTCACAGAAGAAGTCAAAAAGAAAAAGCAGATTGATCCTAGTCAAATTAGAACAACGAAAAAAACAAATTTTGTTATGCAAGGTATTCAAAGAGTTGGACGTAAAAAAAGACGACGTACTGTCATGACACAAGAAGCAGAAGCTATTAGTGCTATTGAAATTCCTGAAGAAATTCGTGTGTATGAATTTGCTGAAAAAATGAATAAACCTGTGGGTGAAGTGATTAAGGAACTTTTCTCTTTAGGTGTTATGTTTACAAAAAATGACTTTCTTGATAAAGATTCGATTGAAATTTTAGCAGACACATTTGGGGTGAATGTTACCACCGTCAATGATCAAGAAGCATTTGATTACGTTAAAGCTTATGATGAAGAGGGCGAAGCAGGTGAGCAAAACTTGGTAGAGCGTGCCCCTGTAATTACGATCATGGGACACGTTGATCATGGTAAAACGTCATTACTTGATTACATTCGTAGTGCAAAAGTGGCTGCGGGTGAAGCGGGTGGTATTACCCAACACGTAGGTGCTTATATGGTTGAAAAAAATGGTCGCAATATTACTTTTATCGATACTCCAGGTCATGAGGCTTTTACGGAGATGCGTTCTCGTGGAGCGAAAGTTACGGATATTGTTATTGTGGTTGTGGCTGCAGATGATGGTGTAAAACCTCAAACCAAAGAGGCGGTTGAGCATGCTAAGGCAGCGGGCGTTCCTATTATCATTGCGGTCAATAAAATGGATAAAGAATCTGCCAATCCTGATTTGGTAAAAGCTCAGCTTGCTGAGCTTGGTATTACGCCAATTGATTGGGGTGGAGAGCATGAGTTTGTGCCAGTATCTGCTAA harbors:
- the thrB gene encoding homoserine kinase, with amino-acid sequence MKIKIPATSANLGPGFDCLGLAIALYNEVSIKPSTYQSISVKGEGEENVKLKKNNIFVSIFYDVYQELVGKKDLFRFEFHNKIPFSRGMGSSSAVIVGAIASAYEMAGVKASREIILNKALIYETHPDNIAPAVYGGFTSSIVEHGKVKTLKKELGTSLKVVMVIPDRPMSTAHSRTLLPKSYMMKNVVYNLSRASLLSAAFFSENWEYLRAASKDCMHEHRRMKQMRELFDVREIALKHGALMSTLSGSGSSFFNLVKAEEAQKVKEALQKSFEMFRVEIFELDNDGFQIVKS
- the infB gene encoding translation initiation factor IF-2, whose protein sequence is MDKVRITEIAKELGMKSKDIIEKAIDMGLDVKAPSSSINTEDAEKLMNYVLTGESPNTPKPISPLKSVEVKKAEVVEKPSIVEEPKVEKITPTKTKTLKEKESEVLNTEPLSLSVEQKDDEMLQGDAEEISEDKNDPTNVRKRRGLVIVKKKRPEKEEQLIEEKKETHLSYGSQEQEKSRSFDSIFSTPSNSDLQKKKKKVKKLPAEKKTNAEKLDIALNIEMTNTHIDSDEEDMIVLPDLNEGLKVTEEVKKKKQIDPSQIRTTKKTNFVMQGIQRVGRKKRRRTVMTQEAEAISAIEIPEEIRVYEFAEKMNKPVGEVIKELFSLGVMFTKNDFLDKDSIEILADTFGVNVTTVNDQEAFDYVKAYDEEGEAGEQNLVERAPVITIMGHVDHGKTSLLDYIRSAKVAAGEAGGITQHVGAYMVEKNGRNITFIDTPGHEAFTEMRSRGAKVTDIVIVVVAADDGVKPQTKEAVEHAKAAGVPIIIAVNKMDKESANPDLVKAQLAELGITPIDWGGEHEFVPVSAKTGMGIEDLLETILLQADLLELQADPSREVKATVIESSLEKGRGPVATVVIEDGTMRVGDIVVAGIAFGKVKALLNDRGLAVKEAKPGEPVVVLGLSEVPGAGETLISVKTDKIAREYAKKKAEYLRQKELSKSTKVSLDELSDMIAEGALKTLPVIIKADVQGSLEAIKGSLKKIRNAETKVNIVSAGIGGITESDVALASASSDCIILGFHVRPTGTVKERAKSSGVEIKTYNIIYDLIDDVTNIVTGLMAPVIREENIGQAMVREVFAVPKLGHIAGCIVTDGTINRGVKIRVIRDGVIIYEGSVSSLKRFKDDVKEVGKGYECGVGIEGYTDIKVGDYIESFKEVEEKAKL
- the lpxC gene encoding UDP-3-O-acyl-N-acetylglucosamine deacetylase is translated as MKQTTLAKAVSGIGIGLHKGEPIKIRLEPLEANSGIVFYRSDVGLSVQALPQNVVNTQMATVIGNASHYISTIEHLLSAVYAYGIDNIRIVVDGAEVPVMDGSSASFCMMLDEAGIRKLEATKRLLVIKKEIEVSEGTKFVRVSPSSKPTYNFMIDFNHPSIGKQEYSFEFSKRNFIEEIAKARTFGFLKDVQMLRSRGLALGGSLDNAVVMDETKILNPEGLRFSNEFVRHKILDAIGDLSLLGAPFLGDYTSHAGSHNLNHELTKAILRDPSNYEIKTLSAEKAVEFERVYA
- a CDS encoding septum site-determining protein MinC, encoding MKVAQKNVRVFHIEIDDEAIFLDYFRKNSLLLKEFLLLVEGKITKNIAFVLDQSGVCYKEINHCHIRLGGIKKETPLLEEPYCEESPSKEKFVETKTVEKLRLFDRPIRSGEEIIETLPMVIFGRVNSGAKVFCEESVSIYGIIDGLVQCDGEYIVLNGISPRGHLIFNGEIIDRDVLKPNVLQKIVMRDHVIEIKEIV